One Qipengyuania aurantiaca genomic region harbors:
- a CDS encoding tetratricopeptide repeat protein, with product MTTTDTRTESLIKDDAWAAMQRYDYETAFRDFSALLPSNEPDVLNALGWMCEMGEGHSKDLEQAAVYYRQSAQTGSQYGLLGLGDVLSDLGRESEARSVYEEGAAQGYTPAMCRYGRILVGDDRSPSERQQGVVLLQEAAAEGNILARRTLLGLEMKKSTSIVGKAWVGFQILRLVISGVPKFARDPLAPEVM from the coding sequence ATGACTACAACTGACACCCGCACAGAGAGCCTAATCAAGGATGACGCTTGGGCTGCGATGCAGCGCTATGACTACGAAACGGCATTCAGAGATTTTAGTGCGCTGTTGCCCAGCAACGAACCGGACGTTCTCAACGCTCTCGGCTGGATGTGCGAAATGGGTGAAGGTCATAGCAAGGACTTAGAGCAGGCGGCTGTCTATTACCGGCAATCGGCGCAGACAGGCTCTCAGTATGGCCTCCTCGGTTTGGGCGATGTTTTGAGCGATCTCGGAAGAGAGAGTGAAGCAAGAAGCGTTTACGAAGAAGGCGCTGCTCAAGGCTATACTCCCGCGATGTGCCGATATGGCCGTATTCTTGTCGGGGATGACCGGTCGCCCAGCGAGAGACAGCAAGGCGTGGTTCTACTCCAAGAGGCTGCTGCCGAGGGGAATATACTCGCGCGCAGAACGCTGCTCGGGCTGGAGATGAAGAAATCAACGTCGATCGTTGGAAAGGCGTGGGTTGGCTTTCAAATACTTCGCCTAGTGATTTCCGGAGTTCCTAAATTCGCCCGAGACCCCTTAGCGCCAGAAGTGATGTAG
- a CDS encoding isoaspartyl peptidase/L-asparaginase family protein, producing the protein MSHNYVIVLHGGAGVNPDREYAQVEAHLAGLVDRCDDMLAGGASALDMVEFAVSQMESSGLYVAGRGSAPNDQGVVECDAAIMDGARMKAGGVCAAADIAEPIRAARAVLDHTPYILLAGDGAKAFAREHNLEMVADPATHFVLPVGIEAEEMLQLDEGLAHGTVGAVALDMHGGLAAATSTGGLLGKRAGRVGDTPITGIGNWADSEVAVSCTGIGEAFIYAGGARDLAARMAYGGESLEQAGDALLAAVARNRGDGGLIAVDRMGNVTMPFNSAGMKRAVSGSRIDRRVSIL; encoded by the coding sequence ATGTCGCACAACTATGTCATAGTCCTGCACGGCGGGGCGGGAGTGAACCCGGATCGGGAGTACGCTCAGGTCGAGGCGCATCTTGCCGGCCTAGTAGACCGCTGCGACGATATGCTGGCCGGGGGGGCAAGCGCGCTCGATATGGTCGAATTCGCCGTCTCCCAGATGGAGAGCAGCGGACTTTATGTCGCGGGCCGCGGGTCGGCACCAAACGACCAAGGCGTCGTCGAATGCGATGCCGCGATCATGGACGGGGCGCGGATGAAGGCCGGGGGCGTCTGTGCGGCAGCCGATATCGCGGAGCCGATCCGGGCCGCGCGCGCCGTACTCGATCATACGCCCTATATTCTTCTGGCCGGGGACGGCGCGAAGGCCTTTGCCCGTGAGCACAATCTCGAAATGGTCGCCGATCCGGCCACCCATTTCGTACTGCCGGTCGGCATCGAAGCCGAGGAAATGCTCCAGCTCGACGAGGGCCTGGCGCATGGCACGGTCGGCGCGGTCGCCCTCGACATGCATGGCGGACTGGCTGCGGCGACGTCGACCGGCGGGCTCTTGGGCAAGCGCGCAGGGCGTGTCGGCGATACCCCGATAACGGGGATCGGCAACTGGGCCGATAGCGAAGTGGCAGTCAGCTGCACCGGGATCGGCGAAGCCTTCATCTATGCCGGAGGTGCCCGCGACCTGGCGGCACGAATGGCCTATGGCGGCGAGAGCCTCGAGCAGGCGGGCGATGCGCTCCTGGCAGCCGTGGCGCGCAACCGCGGAGACGGCGGGCTAATCGCCGTCGACCGCATGGGCAATGTCACCATGCCGTTCAATTCCGCGGGGATGAAGAGAGCTGTCTCTGGGTCGCGGATCGATCGGAGAGTGTCGATACTGTAG
- a CDS encoding acyl-CoA thioesterase: MSIASLTDPITPEGGNTRFDNLEHWMQGRTLYGGASALIAYTAAVRAFPDLPPLRAGQVAFVAPTGPEVELKREIVRQGRNVAQVRSEIWCEGKCTLTAFWLFGTQREANAQHPAGKIADWPGSPEDAPVTMTGKGPAFIQNNFELKKAQDISGPGEPVVRRWARLTDREGLDPVSELILLGDVLPPGAMRAMQRQGPISSINWSFNLLDTAPSTRDGWWLSENASQHAAGGYSSERLRLWNADGQQVLDGMQCVAIFG; this comes from the coding sequence ATGAGCATTGCCAGCCTTACCGATCCGATCACGCCCGAGGGCGGGAATACCCGCTTCGACAATCTCGAGCACTGGATGCAGGGCCGCACGCTTTATGGCGGGGCTTCGGCGCTCATCGCCTACACGGCCGCCGTGCGCGCCTTTCCCGACCTGCCTCCCTTGCGCGCAGGGCAGGTTGCCTTCGTCGCGCCGACCGGGCCCGAGGTCGAGCTCAAGCGCGAGATCGTGCGGCAGGGGCGCAATGTGGCGCAGGTGCGCAGCGAGATCTGGTGCGAGGGGAAATGCACGCTGACCGCCTTCTGGCTGTTCGGCACCCAGCGCGAAGCCAACGCGCAGCATCCCGCCGGAAAAATCGCCGACTGGCCCGGCTCGCCCGAGGATGCGCCGGTGACCATGACCGGCAAGGGCCCCGCCTTCATTCAAAACAATTTCGAGCTGAAGAAGGCGCAGGACATCAGCGGCCCGGGAGAGCCGGTCGTGCGCCGCTGGGCGCGCCTTACGGACCGCGAGGGCCTCGATCCCGTAAGCGAACTCATCCTGCTGGGCGACGTGCTGCCGCCGGGTGCCATGCGCGCGATGCAGCGGCAGGGGCCGATCAGCTCGATCAACTGGTCCTTCAATCTCCTCGATACCGCCCCCTCCACGCGCGACGGCTGGTGGCTGTCGGAAAACGCGAGCCAGCACGCAGCCGGCGGCTATTCGAGCGAGCGGCTGCGCCTGTGGAACGCGGACGGGCAGCAGGTGCTCGACGGGATGCAATGCGTGGCGATCTTCGGGTGA
- a CDS encoding MFS transporter, whose translation MLNSVYPVRALLLAIFLLMAGSGFLSTLLAVRLEVAGASAGVIGLVATAYFGGLMLGSMRVERVIARIGHIRAFAAFVTVYSASSLTYAILDNPGVWTMLRFIDGFAMAGVFVCLESWLNQQASPQNRSGVLAFYMIALYSGQAAGQFLLNLGDSAPDLPFMVSAILLSIALLPVLLTRMEQPRIDAVAPFSLKRLYKVSPLGIIGTLITGAMLGAFYALGAVYIQRIGMGLSEVALFTSCVIAGGVALQYPLGILSDRFDRRLVVIACFLAAALICLPIALADLGATWTIGLGSLFGGFAFALYPLCVAHSNDHLSEEERIGASSGLVLTYSAGAVAGPLIGSAGMGAFGPAGLFAVIGGLALIGGLFGIGRTFARAAVPADDQQAFQSLPRTTPMAAVLEAETPIQDDH comes from the coding sequence ATGCTGAATTCGGTTTATCCCGTTCGCGCCCTGCTGCTGGCGATCTTCCTGCTGATGGCGGGCAGCGGCTTTCTGTCGACGCTGCTGGCGGTCCGGCTGGAAGTCGCAGGGGCTTCGGCGGGCGTTATCGGCCTCGTCGCCACCGCCTATTTCGGCGGGCTGATGCTCGGTTCGATGCGGGTCGAGCGCGTGATTGCGCGCATCGGCCATATCCGCGCCTTTGCCGCTTTCGTGACGGTCTATTCGGCGAGCAGCCTGACCTATGCGATCCTCGACAATCCGGGCGTGTGGACCATGCTGCGCTTCATCGACGGCTTTGCGATGGCCGGCGTATTCGTCTGCCTCGAAAGCTGGCTCAACCAGCAGGCCAGCCCGCAGAACCGCAGCGGCGTGCTCGCCTTCTACATGATCGCGCTCTACAGCGGGCAGGCGGCCGGGCAGTTCCTCCTCAACCTCGGCGACAGCGCGCCCGACCTGCCGTTCATGGTTTCGGCAATTCTGCTCTCCATCGCCTTGCTGCCGGTGCTCCTCACCCGGATGGAGCAGCCGCGTATCGATGCCGTGGCGCCGTTCTCACTCAAGCGTCTCTATAAGGTTTCGCCGCTGGGCATCATCGGCACGCTGATTACCGGCGCGATGCTGGGGGCGTTTTACGCGTTGGGCGCGGTCTACATCCAGCGCATCGGGATGGGATTGTCCGAGGTGGCGTTGTTCACCTCCTGCGTCATTGCGGGCGGTGTGGCGCTCCAATACCCGCTCGGCATTCTCTCGGACCGGTTCGACCGGAGGCTCGTGGTCATTGCGTGCTTCCTTGCCGCCGCACTCATCTGCCTGCCGATTGCGCTGGCCGACCTCGGCGCAACGTGGACCATCGGCCTCGGCAGCCTGTTCGGCGGGTTTGCCTTTGCGCTCTATCCCCTGTGCGTGGCCCATTCGAACGACCACTTGTCCGAAGAGGAGCGCATCGGCGCGAGCAGCGGACTGGTGCTGACCTATTCGGCCGGAGCTGTCGCCGGGCCGCTGATCGGTTCGGCGGGCATGGGCGCCTTCGGACCGGCGGGCCTCTTCGCTGTCATAGGTGGGCTAGCGCTCATCGGCGGGCTCTTCGGGATCGGCCGGACCTTCGCGCGCGCCGCCGTACCGGCCGACGACCAGCAGGCCTTCCAGAGCCTGCCCCGCACGACCCCCATGGCCGCCGTCCTCGAAGCCGAGACACCGATCCAGGACGACCACTAA
- a CDS encoding winged helix-turn-helix transcriptional regulator: MELAEYTWLSVAPAPPGRWDLRMLGWGLRSDFRAASLRRGVPVLLDWRIGFRCSDWREVPNKQSAICVGVDEPEVRAQLIGEGFGDALPMEVALVELAARLLKLDGLERQIPRQQRIGPVLLDLFHRDAKVSGTWIGLHPREFGLLWRLAETPHRPVGKKELLRDVWRLKHEPETNSLEVHVSRLRAKLSVSGVGWVVQTHESGGYQIGKRPSVEYLRVDRVQPIAQDCGPEQPRMVQSHASRKSRYD; encoded by the coding sequence GTGGAACTTGCTGAATATACGTGGTTGTCGGTCGCACCGGCGCCTCCGGGGCGATGGGATTTGCGGATGCTGGGCTGGGGGCTGCGCAGCGACTTTCGTGCGGCCTCTCTGCGCCGCGGCGTTCCGGTTCTGCTCGACTGGCGGATCGGCTTTCGGTGTTCGGACTGGCGAGAGGTGCCAAACAAGCAGAGCGCCATCTGCGTGGGCGTCGACGAGCCGGAGGTTCGCGCGCAGCTGATTGGCGAAGGCTTCGGCGACGCGCTGCCGATGGAGGTCGCGCTGGTCGAACTCGCCGCGCGGCTGCTCAAGCTGGACGGGCTGGAACGCCAGATCCCGCGCCAGCAGCGCATCGGCCCCGTCCTGCTCGACCTGTTCCACCGCGATGCGAAGGTCTCGGGCACGTGGATCGGCCTCCACCCGCGCGAGTTCGGCCTTTTGTGGCGGCTCGCCGAAACGCCGCATCGCCCGGTCGGCAAGAAGGAACTGCTGCGCGATGTCTGGCGGCTAAAGCACGAGCCGGAGACCAACTCGCTCGAGGTGCATGTCTCGCGCCTGCGCGCCAAGCTGTCCGTCAGCGGCGTGGGCTGGGTGGTGCAGACGCATGAGAGCGGCGGCTACCAAATCGGCAAGCGTCCTTCGGTCGAATATCTTCGGGTGGACAGGGTGCAGCCGATCGCGCAGGACTGTGGCCCCGAACAGCCGAGAATGGTCCAGTCCCATGCCAGCAGAAAATCGCGTTACGATTGA
- a CDS encoding crotonase/enoyl-CoA hydratase family protein, which produces MPAENRVTIDLADNGVAQVRFNRPDKMNALDPAQFEAIIEAGEKLRDMKGLRAVVLAGEGRAFCAGLDVSSFTAAPDGERKPLTERTHGNSNTFQEVAMTWRKCPVPVIAAVHGVCFGGGLQIASGADIRVVHPATRMAIMEMKWGLVPDMGGYHLWRGNVRDDVLRELVYTNREFTGEEALGYGLATFVSEDPLGKANDIAEEIANRNPEAIRGAKRLSEAMLEQSGDDVLMAESVEQAAVMRRPNQVEAVMAGMQKRAPKFTDV; this is translated from the coding sequence ATGCCAGCAGAAAATCGCGTTACGATTGACCTTGCCGACAACGGCGTCGCGCAGGTCCGCTTCAACCGCCCCGACAAGATGAACGCGCTCGACCCGGCGCAGTTCGAAGCGATCATCGAGGCGGGGGAGAAATTGCGCGACATGAAAGGGCTGCGCGCCGTCGTGCTGGCGGGCGAGGGGCGTGCCTTTTGCGCCGGGCTCGACGTGTCCAGCTTCACCGCCGCGCCCGACGGGGAGCGCAAGCCGCTGACCGAGCGTACGCACGGCAATTCCAACACCTTCCAGGAAGTGGCGATGACCTGGCGCAAGTGCCCGGTCCCCGTCATCGCGGCGGTCCACGGCGTGTGCTTCGGCGGCGGCCTGCAGATCGCCAGCGGCGCGGACATCCGCGTGGTCCATCCCGCCACCCGCATGGCGATCATGGAAATGAAATGGGGTCTCGTGCCCGACATGGGCGGCTATCACCTCTGGCGCGGGAACGTGCGCGACGATGTCTTGCGCGAACTGGTCTACACCAACCGCGAGTTTACCGGCGAAGAGGCGCTGGGATACGGCCTCGCCACCTTCGTGTCCGAGGATCCGCTAGGCAAGGCAAACGACATCGCCGAGGAAATCGCCAACCGCAACCCCGAAGCCATCCGCGGCGCCAAGCGCCTGTCCGAAGCGATGCTGGAGCAATCGGGCGACGATGTCCTGATGGCCGAAAGCGTCGAACAAGCCGCCGTGATGAGGCGGCCGAACCAGGTCGAGGCGGTGATGGCCGGAATGCAGAAACGCGCGCCGAAGTTTACGGATGTGTGA
- a CDS encoding TonB-dependent receptor plug domain-containing protein, translating to MSNQSKIRRGASGTAALLLAGISTPVLAQTAASTEDTASPDEDVIVVTGSRIEGLPSDGPVQTISVDREDIVESGAGTIIEVLQDLPVASGGGATFSTATAGPLSSDTPVGASAVSLRGLGASSTLTLINGRRAQISAFARGQESFIDASSIPLAAVERVEVLPSGASAIYGADAVAGVVNYVLRNDFEGIELSASYGNSTAGTDEGRYNLTAVAGARIGDRNSVMLVVDYFKRNPFFLRDREISRESFRPSQQGFYPSFNDLFFQFFDQTEEPADGGCAADDFGFGNFGEFCEVNTNAFVSVQDRLETIGGLFTHQFKISDSLTWYNDVLYSRVESRGVSSPANFSRAPIDPENPFWPAALQADIVEEGGVGDFSDYFGFPIFAWGKIPEPRAVEVESDSYRITSGLRGDLAGDWRFDAAFLFGGNDRVQRGVSGLVIAQNFYDLNLGNICTDGSRVERWDVDLARPTADFIGDTCEDDGRTTLWYNPFGGQTAQEDGVAELLGTEAERSGKSRLYAFDASVNGTLLEMPAGPLKAAFGGEFRRETLRDTPSGVAVATIDNPEPILGFSSTSAEADRNSWSLFGELYVPLAQGLDLQLAGRFDDFEGFGSDFNPKIAARWEPVDWLALRANYSTSFRAPSLAQSGAGVLLSSYRVDCEATPGACDGDPTGDGEALLSEDVGNPALGAENARSFGGGVMITPSPDIELQVDYWNIRHEDLVGIDEDDFIRRALAGEFAVVGDGELLTGTPGLEVTNGFVTDAHFQITNLGFQKTDGIDFAYTHRLGGGDAGDFTFRLDATRILNFERKASEASPVEQLAGDYVYPDFIASGKLRWRKDAWRASLSGHYKTGYRDDPSDRTLEALGLPLDREYEVDDYLTFDLSVSYDFAEDSFIQLAVRNILDEDPPRVLGSSSNVDLFNHDLIGRYATLRVTKRF from the coding sequence ATGTCAAATCAATCGAAAATCCGTCGCGGCGCCTCCGGGACCGCTGCCCTCCTGCTTGCAGGAATTTCCACCCCTGTCCTGGCGCAAACCGCTGCCAGCACGGAAGACACCGCGTCGCCCGACGAAGATGTCATCGTCGTCACCGGGAGCCGTATCGAAGGGCTGCCATCGGACGGCCCGGTCCAGACGATTTCCGTCGACCGCGAGGATATCGTGGAATCGGGCGCCGGGACCATCATCGAGGTCCTCCAGGACCTCCCGGTTGCTTCGGGCGGCGGAGCGACATTCTCCACCGCCACGGCCGGTCCACTGTCATCCGACACTCCGGTCGGCGCATCAGCGGTTTCGCTGCGCGGACTTGGCGCCTCGTCCACGCTGACCCTTATCAATGGCCGCCGCGCCCAGATCAGCGCTTTTGCGCGAGGCCAGGAAAGCTTCATCGACGCTAGCTCGATACCGCTTGCCGCAGTCGAGCGGGTCGAAGTGCTGCCGTCGGGTGCATCGGCGATCTACGGCGCAGATGCTGTCGCCGGCGTGGTCAACTACGTCCTGCGAAACGACTTCGAGGGGATCGAGCTCAGCGCGAGCTACGGTAATTCCACGGCTGGCACCGACGAGGGCCGCTACAACCTCACGGCAGTGGCCGGTGCACGCATTGGCGACCGCAATTCGGTCATGCTGGTGGTCGACTATTTCAAGCGCAATCCCTTCTTCCTGCGTGACCGGGAAATCAGCCGGGAGAGCTTCCGGCCCAGCCAGCAGGGCTTCTACCCCAGCTTCAACGATCTGTTCTTCCAGTTCTTCGACCAGACCGAAGAGCCCGCGGACGGTGGCTGCGCCGCCGACGATTTCGGCTTCGGCAATTTCGGCGAGTTCTGCGAGGTCAACACCAATGCTTTCGTGTCCGTGCAGGATCGGCTGGAAACGATTGGCGGGTTGTTCACCCACCAATTCAAGATTTCCGACAGCCTGACCTGGTATAACGACGTGCTCTACAGCCGCGTGGAATCGCGCGGTGTCAGTTCACCGGCCAATTTCTCAAGGGCGCCGATCGATCCGGAAAATCCGTTCTGGCCGGCCGCGCTGCAGGCAGACATCGTCGAGGAAGGCGGCGTGGGCGATTTCAGCGACTACTTCGGATTCCCGATCTTCGCCTGGGGCAAGATCCCCGAGCCGCGCGCCGTTGAGGTCGAATCCGACAGCTACCGCATCACCTCGGGTCTCCGCGGTGATCTGGCTGGCGACTGGCGGTTCGACGCGGCATTCCTGTTCGGAGGCAACGACCGCGTCCAGCGCGGCGTTTCGGGATTGGTGATCGCTCAGAACTTCTACGACCTCAACCTGGGCAATATCTGTACCGACGGATCGCGGGTCGAGCGCTGGGATGTTGATCTTGCCCGGCCGACTGCCGATTTCATCGGCGACACCTGCGAAGACGACGGACGGACCACGCTCTGGTACAATCCGTTCGGCGGGCAGACCGCGCAGGAAGACGGCGTTGCCGAACTGCTCGGCACCGAGGCGGAACGCAGCGGCAAATCGCGCCTCTACGCCTTCGATGCCAGCGTCAACGGTACGCTGCTCGAGATGCCGGCAGGGCCTCTCAAGGCAGCATTTGGCGGGGAGTTCCGGCGTGAAACGCTGCGCGACACCCCTTCCGGAGTGGCCGTGGCCACGATCGACAATCCTGAGCCGATCCTGGGATTTTCATCTACGAGCGCCGAGGCTGACCGGAACAGCTGGTCGCTCTTCGGCGAGCTTTATGTGCCGCTGGCGCAAGGCCTCGACCTTCAGCTGGCCGGACGTTTCGACGATTTCGAAGGCTTTGGAAGCGATTTCAATCCCAAGATCGCCGCGCGGTGGGAGCCGGTCGACTGGCTCGCCCTGCGCGCCAATTACTCGACCTCGTTCCGCGCACCCTCGCTTGCCCAGAGCGGCGCGGGTGTCCTGCTGAGCTCGTATCGCGTAGACTGCGAGGCGACGCCCGGAGCCTGCGACGGCGATCCGACCGGCGATGGCGAGGCGCTGTTGTCGGAGGATGTCGGCAATCCGGCCCTGGGCGCCGAGAACGCTCGCAGTTTCGGTGGCGGGGTCATGATCACGCCCAGCCCCGATATCGAGCTGCAGGTCGACTACTGGAACATTCGCCACGAAGATCTGGTCGGGATTGATGAGGACGACTTCATCCGCCGCGCGCTGGCAGGCGAATTCGCGGTCGTGGGCGATGGCGAACTGCTAACCGGCACGCCGGGTCTCGAAGTCACCAATGGCTTTGTCACCGACGCGCATTTCCAGATCACCAATCTGGGATTCCAGAAAACGGACGGGATCGACTTCGCCTATACGCACCGCCTCGGCGGTGGTGATGCAGGCGATTTCACCTTCCGGCTGGATGCGACGCGCATCCTCAATTTCGAACGCAAGGCCTCCGAAGCCAGTCCGGTCGAGCAGCTCGCAGGCGACTATGTCTATCCCGACTTCATCGCGAGCGGGAAGCTCCGCTGGCGCAAGGATGCCTGGAGGGCTTCTCTGTCCGGCCATTACAAGACCGGATACCGTGACGACCCCTCGGACCGCACCCTCGAAGCGCTGGGACTGCCGCTCGACCGGGAGTACGAGGTCGACGATTATCTCACCTTCGATCTCAGCGTGAGCTACGATTTTGCGGAGGACAGCTTTATCCAGCTGGCGGTGCGAAACATCCTCGATGAGGACCCGCCGCGCGTGCTGGGATCGTCGTCGAATGTCGATCTCTTCAACCACGACCTGATCGGCCGCTACGCTACGCTCCGCGTGACGAAGCGCTTCTAA
- a CDS encoding cyanophycinase produces the protein MFLRLLAACFTLVVAACATPTLQAQPGTLVIVGGGLEPDNEEVFKAFLDVRPADARAIAIVPAASGAPSQAANDFRKALINFGADPENIRIVELAMLDDPQTAEIDEAEWTGGAKDAAEIAKIAEAGAIWFTGGDQSRLTQLLIEDDGRETPMLAAIRERLNIGAVVGGTSAGAAIMSDPMITQGDTLAALLPDAPGEAVRFDRGLGFLNNLLVDQHFGERARLGRLAALLTHERQPHRIGIGIDENTAIKVTAGDTEALVLGTGYVTLLDARGAARGSGTRFAVRGMSLSLASSGDRISLADGRIEPAPFKKATIGNEYFGRATVSGGGMALGATSLAEVAGEALLDNSAARKVERQSFSGAHGVTYRFIQTDASQGWWGRPPEGRAAYALSAVRFDIEPLDIIMKKAEN, from the coding sequence ATGTTCCTGCGATTGTTAGCGGCCTGCTTCACCCTTGTGGTTGCCGCATGTGCCACGCCGACCTTGCAGGCACAGCCGGGCACGCTGGTCATCGTGGGCGGCGGCCTCGAACCCGACAACGAAGAGGTCTTCAAAGCCTTTCTCGATGTCCGCCCCGCGGATGCCCGAGCCATAGCGATCGTACCGGCCGCATCGGGCGCCCCGAGCCAGGCCGCCAACGATTTTCGTAAGGCACTTATCAACTTCGGCGCCGATCCCGAGAATATCCGGATCGTCGAACTGGCCATGCTCGACGATCCGCAGACCGCCGAAATCGACGAGGCCGAATGGACGGGAGGCGCCAAGGATGCCGCGGAAATCGCGAAGATCGCGGAGGCGGGCGCAATCTGGTTCACCGGCGGAGACCAGTCGCGCCTGACGCAGCTGCTGATCGAAGACGATGGCCGCGAAACGCCTATGCTTGCCGCTATCCGCGAGCGGCTTAACATTGGGGCGGTAGTGGGCGGAACGTCGGCCGGGGCGGCAATCATGAGCGATCCGATGATTACGCAGGGCGATACGCTGGCGGCGCTTCTGCCCGATGCGCCCGGCGAGGCGGTGCGCTTCGACCGTGGGCTGGGTTTCCTTAACAATCTCCTGGTCGACCAGCATTTCGGCGAGCGGGCGAGGCTTGGAAGGCTGGCCGCGCTGCTCACCCACGAGCGCCAGCCGCACCGGATCGGGATCGGCATCGACGAGAATACCGCCATCAAGGTGACTGCAGGGGACACGGAGGCGCTCGTGCTCGGAACAGGCTATGTAACCCTGCTCGATGCGCGCGGCGCCGCGCGGGGAAGCGGCACGCGCTTCGCGGTTCGGGGTATGTCGCTGAGCCTTGCCTCGAGCGGCGACCGGATATCGCTGGCGGATGGCAGGATCGAACCCGCTCCCTTCAAGAAAGCAACTATCGGCAACGAATATTTCGGCCGGGCAACCGTTTCGGGAGGCGGCATGGCGCTTGGCGCGACGTCGCTGGCCGAGGTGGCAGGCGAGGCGCTGCTCGACAATTCGGCCGCCCGTAAGGTCGAGCGCCAGAGTTTCAGCGGCGCCCACGGAGTGACCTACCGCTTCATCCAGACCGATGCCTCGCAGGGCTGGTGGGGGCGTCCTCCCGAAGGCCGCGCAGCCTATGCCCTGTCCGCCGTCCGCTTCGATATCGAACCGCTCGACATAATCATGAAGAAAGCAGAAAACTGA
- the yfcC gene encoding putative basic amino acid antiporter YfcC, which yields MSDRKAEDAGGGAQPTPRVWRMPDTLLIMFTLALLAWAATFVFVPGQFEVAGDPKRIVPGSYQAASATMPAPIIGNEERAGFLDFFYAGLVTGDRYSPTVGLMAFIIVIGGVFGMIMRTGAIDAAVQASLPGGKAQNETLLMMLFFAFSLGGAIFGLSEEAIALTLILAPSLSRAGYDAITALLVCLCASQIGFATSWMNPFSVVIAQSISGLPPMSGMGPRLAIWAGFTLLGALFTWRYARSVRLGLRPAVGTLGGSIDAHAGQTLRFPHLLVLATLLLGVAWVAWGVTTRGYYLPEIAAQFFAVGIATAIIARFGKLEGGATGEMMEAFRDGAAQLLPAALIVGAAKGIMLLLGGDSPTGASLLNALLNGLAGLTAAVPDWMTAWTMYLAQSVFNFAVSSGSGQASITMPIMAPLADLSGVTRQTAVLAFQLGDGFTNLVVPTSATLIGCLAAARVSYGDWLAFFWKPMLALFILGSAVMLLAHGGGF from the coding sequence ATGTCTGATAGGAAAGCCGAAGACGCGGGCGGCGGCGCCCAGCCGACGCCGCGCGTCTGGCGGATGCCGGATACACTGCTCATCATGTTCACGCTGGCATTGTTGGCATGGGCGGCGACATTCGTCTTCGTTCCCGGACAATTCGAGGTGGCGGGCGATCCGAAGCGCATCGTGCCGGGGAGTTATCAGGCCGCATCGGCGACCATGCCCGCGCCCATAATCGGCAATGAGGAGCGCGCGGGTTTCCTCGACTTCTTTTATGCCGGGCTGGTCACGGGCGATCGCTATTCGCCCACCGTGGGCCTGATGGCCTTCATTATTGTGATCGGAGGCGTGTTCGGCATGATCATGCGGACCGGCGCGATCGATGCAGCGGTGCAGGCTTCGCTGCCCGGCGGCAAGGCGCAAAACGAAACCCTGCTGATGATGCTGTTTTTCGCATTTTCTCTCGGGGGCGCGATCTTCGGCCTGTCGGAGGAAGCCATCGCGCTGACGCTCATCCTCGCGCCGTCGCTGAGCCGCGCAGGCTATGATGCCATTACCGCGCTGCTGGTATGCCTTTGCGCGAGCCAGATCGGTTTCGCGACGAGCTGGATGAACCCGTTCAGCGTGGTGATCGCGCAGAGCATCTCAGGTTTGCCGCCCATGTCTGGGATGGGGCCGCGACTGGCTATCTGGGCAGGCTTCACCCTGCTCGGCGCGCTCTTTACCTGGCGCTATGCCCGCAGCGTCCGCCTCGGGCTGCGCCCGGCTGTCGGGACGCTCGGCGGATCCATCGATGCCCATGCCGGGCAAACCTTGCGCTTCCCTCATCTCCTTGTCCTCGCCACGCTCCTGCTCGGCGTGGCCTGGGTGGCTTGGGGTGTCACCACGCGCGGCTACTACCTTCCCGAGATCGCCGCACAATTCTTCGCAGTGGGCATCGCTACCGCCATCATCGCCCGCTTCGGCAAGCTCGAAGGCGGAGCGACCGGCGAGATGATGGAGGCGTTTCGCGACGGTGCGGCGCAGCTCCTGCCAGCTGCGCTCATTGTCGGTGCCGCGAAAGGCATCATGCTACTTCTGGGAGGGGATTCTCCGACCGGCGCGTCCCTGCTGAATGCGCTTCTGAACGGGCTCGCCGGGCTGACCGCCGCAGTGCCCGACTGGATGACGGCATGGACGATGTATCTCGCGCAGAGCGTCTTCAATTTCGCCGTTTCCTCGGGCTCGGGGCAGGCGAGCATTACCATGCCGATCATGGCGCCGCTCGCCGACCTTTCGGGCGTCACCCGCCAGACGGCCGTTCTGGCATTCCAGCTGGGCGACGGTTTCACCAACCTCGTCGTGCCGACTTCCGCCACGCTGATCGGCTGCCTTGCGGCGGCGCGCGTCTCCTACGGCGATTGGCTCGCGTTTTTCTGGAAACCGATGCTGGCGCTTTTCATACTCGGCAGCGCGGTCATGCTGCTCGCCCACGGCGGAGGCTTCTGA